In one candidate division Zixibacteria bacterium HGW-Zixibacteria-1 genomic region, the following are encoded:
- the argS gene encoding arginine--tRNA ligase → MTKDKFKIAISECTAKAFIELLPSLYEEQPDHYLFDGGRLYEMLETPKKPEMGNTALPLFSPAKEIGKNPMELNKQLAEAQNRITRDNDDYSFLSFTAVGGFNNARIATEALASATLPLIISQDEDYGSSNEGGGRNIVIDFSSPNIAKPFGVAHLRTTALGHSLYRIFEKLGYKSIGINHLGDWGTQFGKMIVAFRKWGREEDLERDAVLKLYDLYVRFHREEETDPSLADEAREAFRRLEQGEHDEAHLWNLFKEVSLEAFKETYKMLGIHFDYFTGESFYNEKMPEVVERLNKAGLTRISEGALIVDLDKFGLPPCILAKGDGATLYATRDITGVVYRWETFNFHKALYVVGTAQRDHFKQVFKVIELLEEAENVPPEKRCSQNLEHVEFGWIKFKDQTMSTRRGNIILLDDVLDKAITLAREKIAEKNPNLELIDQTARQIGIGAVLFADMSARRMKDINFDWDEVLNFEGETGPYLQYTHARLSSLLRHYDIESSAEVNYSMLDNPEEHRVLDLLYKFPETINEAARNYEPYLIGSHLIELAGAFNKVYQRKDDTGRMDKIISDDPELSATRMALVKAVKIVIQEGLYLMGIEAPDEM, encoded by the coding sequence ATGACAAAAGATAAATTCAAAATTGCGATTTCCGAATGTACGGCTAAAGCATTCATTGAATTGCTGCCCTCGCTTTATGAAGAGCAACCCGATCATTATCTATTCGATGGCGGGCGACTGTATGAGATGCTCGAAACTCCCAAGAAACCGGAGATGGGCAATACCGCCCTGCCGCTGTTTTCGCCGGCCAAAGAAATCGGCAAAAATCCGATGGAACTTAATAAGCAATTGGCCGAAGCTCAAAATCGCATTACCCGAGATAATGATGATTACTCATTTCTGAGTTTTACCGCGGTGGGCGGGTTCAATAATGCCCGAATTGCCACCGAGGCGCTGGCCTCGGCGACACTTCCCCTGATCATCAGCCAGGACGAGGATTATGGTTCATCGAATGAAGGCGGCGGCAGAAATATCGTCATCGATTTTTCATCGCCCAATATTGCCAAGCCTTTCGGCGTGGCGCATCTCAGGACGACGGCGCTGGGGCATTCGCTGTACCGGATATTCGAGAAACTGGGATATAAATCAATCGGCATAAATCATCTCGGTGACTGGGGAACGCAGTTCGGGAAAATGATTGTCGCTTTCCGGAAATGGGGACGGGAAGAGGATCTTGAAAGGGACGCCGTTCTCAAGCTTTATGATTTGTATGTGAGATTTCATAGAGAAGAAGAAACCGATCCATCCCTAGCCGATGAGGCCCGTGAAGCTTTTCGAAGACTGGAACAGGGTGAGCATGATGAGGCGCATCTATGGAATTTGTTCAAGGAAGTCTCACTGGAGGCCTTCAAGGAAACATATAAAATGCTCGGCATCCATTTCGACTATTTTACCGGAGAGTCATTCTACAACGAAAAAATGCCGGAGGTGGTCGAAAGATTAAATAAAGCAGGGTTGACCCGGATTTCGGAAGGGGCGCTGATTGTCGATCTCGATAAATTCGGGCTACCGCCATGTATCCTGGCCAAAGGCGACGGAGCCACGCTTTATGCCACCCGCGATATAACCGGAGTCGTGTACCGCTGGGAGACTTTTAATTTTCACAAGGCTTTATATGTAGTCGGGACCGCCCAGCGGGATCATTTCAAGCAGGTCTTCAAGGTCATTGAATTGCTTGAAGAAGCGGAAAATGTTCCGCCGGAAAAGCGCTGCTCGCAAAATCTGGAACATGTTGAATTCGGATGGATCAAATTCAAGGATCAGACGATGTCCACCCGGAGGGGAAATATTATTTTACTCGATGATGTCCTGGATAAAGCGATCACGCTCGCCCGCGAAAAGATCGCCGAGAAAAATCCGAATCTGGAGCTGATCGACCAGACCGCCCGGCAGATTGGCATCGGGGCGGTGTTATTTGCCGATATGTCGGCCCGCCGCATGAAAGATATCAATTTCGACTGGGATGAGGTTCTTAATTTCGAGGGAGAGACGGGGCCGTATCTGCAGTACACCCATGCCCGGCTGTCCTCGCTGCTGCGGCATTATGATATCGAGTCGTCGGCTGAGGTTAATTATTCGATGCTGGATAATCCGGAAGAACATCGCGTTCTTGATTTACTCTATAAATTTCCGGAAACAATCAACGAGGCGGCGCGTAATTATGAGCCATACCTGATCGGTTCCCATTTAATTGAACTGGCCGGGGCCTTTAATAAAGTGTATCAGCGCAAGGATGACACGGGTCGGATGGACAAAATTATATCCGATGATCCCGAGCTGTCGGCGACCCGCATGGCGCTGGTCAAGGCGGTGAAAATTGTCATTCAGGAAGGTTTGTATTTAATGGGGATCGAGGCCCCCGATGAAATGTAG